The sequence GGCGGGCCTGGCGGCCGGAGCTGGTGCGTCGCATCTTGGTGCCTTTCTTTCGGTGGGTGGTACGGCCGGAATGCCCGGCCGCGTGCGGTGCGGATGGTGCAGGACAGTGCTGGTCAGGAAGCGGTGCCGGTCACGACGCGGTGCCGGTCACGACGCGGTGCCGGTCAAAATCTCGGGCCGTCGTACGCGTCGATCCAGGTGCGGAACGCGGCGACGGCCGCGCGCACCCGGGTGAGCTGCTCGGCGACGCGCGCCGGTGCGGTGCCGCCGGTCGCATCGTGCGCCGCGAGCGCGGCCTCGAGCGTGAGCGCGGGGAGCACGTCAGCGGTCAGTCGCTCGTCGATGCCCGCGAGCGCGCTCTCGGGGATCTCGTGCAGCTCGATGCCGCGCTCCTCGCAGTAGCGCACCATCGCGCCCGAGACCTCGTGCGCCTCGCTGAAGGGCACGCCGCGACGCGCCAGCCAGTCGGCCGCCTCGGTCGCGAGCGTGAAGCCCTTGGTCGCGTCGGCGCGCATGCGCTCGGCGTTCGGGGTGAAGGTGGCGACGAGCCCGGTGAGCGCGGGCAGCGCGAGCTCGAACGACTCGACGGCGTCGAGCACGGCGTGCTTGTCACCGATGAGGTCGCGGTTGTACGCGAGCGGCAGCGACTTCACGGTAGCCATGAGCCCGACGAGGTCGCCGAGCACCTGGCCGGCGCGGCCGCGCGCGAGCTCGGCGATGTCGGGGTTCTTCTTCTGCGGCATGATCGAGCTGCCGGTGCACCAGGCGTCGTCCAACCGGATCCAGCCGAACTGCACCGACGCCCACATCGTGATCTCCTCGCAGAGGCGTGAGAGGTCGACGAACGCGAGCGAACTGATGAAGAGGAACTCGAGCGGGACGTCGCGGCTCGCGACCGCGTCGATCGAGTTCTCGGCGACCCCGGCGTAGCCGAGCTCGGCGGCCGAGGTCTCGGGCGAACGCGAGAACGTGGACCCCGCGAGCGCGGCCGCTCCCAGAGGCGACACCCCCGCCCGCTCGTCCCAGTGGCGGAGGCGGGCGAGGTCGCGAACGAGCGGCTGCGCGTGAGCGAGCAGCTGGTGGGCGAACACGACGGGCTGCGCGGGCTGTAGGTGGGTGAAGCCCGGCACCGGCAGGTCGAGGCTGCGTTCGGCCTGGTCGGCGAGCGCGTCGATCAGGCCGACGAGGAGGGCGGCGACCGTGCGGGCCTGGTCGCGCAGGTACAGGCGCAGGTCGTTCGCGGCCTGGTCGTTGCGCGACCGCCCGGCGCGCACCTTCCCGCCGAGCGGGCCGAGTCGTTCGATCAGCTCACGCTCGAGGAAGGTGTGCACGTCCTCGTC is a genomic window of Agromyces protaetiae containing:
- the argH gene encoding argininosuccinate lyase; protein product: MTERPTQLWGGRFSSGPSEALRRFSRSPERYFSLAPYDLQGSRAHVRELNRAGLIDDAELALITTAIDELTADVLTGATQPIEADEDVHTFLERELIERLGPLGGKVRAGRSRNDQAANDLRLYLRDQARTVAALLVGLIDALADQAERSLDLPVPGFTHLQPAQPVVFAHQLLAHAQPLVRDLARLRHWDERAGVSPLGAAALAGSTFSRSPETSAAELGYAGVAENSIDAVASRDVPLEFLFISSLAFVDLSRLCEEITMWASVQFGWIRLDDAWCTGSSIMPQKKNPDIAELARGRAGQVLGDLVGLMATVKSLPLAYNRDLIGDKHAVLDAVESFELALPALTGLVATFTPNAERMRADATKGFTLATEAADWLARRGVPFSEAHEVSGAMVRYCEERGIELHEIPESALAGIDERLTADVLPALTLEAALAAHDATGGTAPARVAEQLTRVRAAVAAFRTWIDAYDGPRF